The following proteins are co-located in the Anser cygnoides isolate HZ-2024a breed goose chromosome 2, Taihu_goose_T2T_genome, whole genome shotgun sequence genome:
- the PPP4R1 gene encoding serine/threonine-protein phosphatase 4 regulatory subunit 1 isoform X16, with product MLTPLGRLDKYAASENIFNRQMVARSLLDTLKEVSDDERDCIAVLERISRLADDSEPTVRAELMEQVPHIAMFCQENRPSIPYAFSKYLLPIVVRYLADQNNQVRKTSQAALLVLLEQELIERYDVETKVCPVLIDLTAPDSNDDVKTEAVAIMCKMASMVGKDITERLVLPRFCEMCCDCRMFHVRKVCAANFGDICSVVGQQATEEMLLPRFFQLCSDNVWGVRKACAECFMAVSCATSQEVRRTKLSTLFINLISDPSRWVRQAAFQSLGPFISTFANPSSSGQYFKEEDGKNPEDHGSSQENSEQIRTVEDVTAEDEHNRTEDLPSRVDNDGFARKLENATEDQNAVSNNSQRESDFQTESPFHCTSSSEPCGEMADENERSSHRCTAGLREAGLSSQETSLSEQELYNSFHFWRTPLPEIDIDFELQQTSEIILDREIQELTMPVSPNIPMATRKELEEMIENLEPHIDDPDVKAQVEVLSAALRASSLDPQEETMASTGKGTDSQTELTINDQQNFKPILGDIVPLIGDTVENMDSTLHYIHNDSDLSTNSSFSPEEERKSKVQDVVPQALLDQYLSMTDPSRAQTVDTEIAKHCAYSLPGVALTLGRQNWHCLKDTYETLASDMQWKVRRTLAFSIHELAVILGDQLTAGDLVPVFNGFLKDLDEVRIGVLKHLHDFLKLLHLDKRREYLYQLQEFLVTDNSRNWRFRAELAEQLILLLDLYSARDIYDYLRPIAFSLCADKVSSVRWISYKLVSEMVKKLYMASTSTFVVDLMNELVEKFCRCRKWSGRQTFVFICQTISEDDCLPMDQFAVHLLPHLLHLASDRVPNVRVLLAKTLKQTLLEKEYFLNSANSHQEAVEQTIMALQMDDDSDVKYFASIHPASTKIADDAMSTASSTY from the exons AGCCTACAGTGCGGGCAGAACTGATGGAACAGGTGCCTCATATTGCTATGTTTTGTCAAGAAAATAGACCTTCGATCCCATATGCTTTTTCCAAATACTTGCTACCTATTGTGGTACGGTACCTTGCAGACCAGAATAACCAG GTAAGAAAAACAAGCCAGGCAGCACTGTTAGTTCTGTTGGAACAAGAACTCATAGAGAGATATGATGTGGAGACCAAAGTATGCCCTGTTCTGATAGATCTGACAGCTCCAGACAGCAATGATGATGTGAAGACGGAAGCCGTGGCT ATAATGTGCAAAATGGCCTCCATGGTGGGAAAAGACATCACGGAAAGACTTGTTCTTCCTAGGTTTTGTGAGATGTGCTGTGACTGCAGAATGTTTCATGTTCGTAAG GTATGTGCAGCCAACTTTGGAGATATCTGCAGTGTGGTTGGGCAGCAAGCCACTGAAGAAATGCTG TTGCCAAggtttttccagctctgctctgatAACGTGTGGGGAGTTCGAAAAGCCTGTGCTGAATGCTTCATGGCCGTTTCTTGTGCAACATCACAGGAAGTCCGACGGACAAAGTTGTCAAccctttttattaatttgattAGTGATCCTTCACGATGG GTCCGTCAAGCTGCTTTTCAGTCTCTGGGGCCTTTCATATCAACTTTTGCTAATCCATCCAGCAGTGGtcagtattttaaagaagaagatGGTAAAAACCCAGAGGATCATGGTTCTTCACAGGAAAACAG TGAACAAATCAGAACCGTGGAAGATGTCACAGCAGAGGATGAGCACAACAGAACAGAGGATCTGCCTTCACGTGTTGATAATGATGGTTTTgcaagaaaacttgaaaatgcCACGGAAGATCAAAATGCAGTGTCAAATAACTCCCAGAGGGAAAGTGATTTCCAGACTGAGTCACCCTTTCATTGCACTTCATCTTCAGAACCTTGTGGGGAAATGGCTGACGAGAACGAGCGAAGTTCTCATCGCTGTACAGCAGGACTGCGGGAGGCTGGGCTAAGTTCACAGGAAACCTCTCTTTCAGAGCAGGAATTGTACAACTCCTTTCATTTCTGGAGGACTCCACTTCCTGAAATAGATATTGACTTTGAGCTTCAGCAGACTTCTGAGATAATACTCGATAGAGAAATTCAGGAACTCACAATGCCAGTGTCTCCAAACATTCCTATGGCAACAAGGAAAGAGCTGGAAGAAATGATAGAAAATTTGGAACCCCACATAGACGATCCAGATGTAAAAG CACAAGTGGAGGTGTTGTCTGCTGCACTCAGAGCATCCAGTTTGGATCCTCAGGAAGAGACGATGGCCAGCACCGGCAAGGGAACAGACTCACAGACTGAGCTAACCATCAATGACCAACAAAACTTTAAACCTATACTGGGTGATATCGTGCCTTTAATTGGTGACACTGTTGAG aatatgGATTCCACACTTCACTATATCCATAATGATTCGGATTTGAGCACCAACAGTAGTTTCAGccctgaagaagaaagaaaatccaaagtCCAG GATGTTGTACCTCAGGCCTTGCTGGATCAGTATTTATCAATGACCGATCCGTCTCGCGCACAAACAGTTGATACTGAGATCGCCAAACACTGTGCCTACAGCCTGCCAGGCGTGGCACTTACATTAGGCAGACAGAATTGGCACTGCTTGAAAGATACCTATGAGACTCTGGCTTCTGACATGCAG tggaaagTTCGGCGGACGCTAGCATTTTCTATCCATGAACTTGCCGTCATCCTTGGAGACCAACTTACAGCTGGAGATTTAGTTCCTGTATTCAATGGCTTTTTAAAAGACCTAGATGAAGTCAGGATAGGTGTGCTTAAACACTTGCATGACTTTCTGAAG CTTCTTCATCTCGACAAAAGACGAGAATATCTTTATCAGCTCCAGGAATTCCTAGTGACTGATAACAGCAGGAACTGGCGTTTCCGTGCAGAGCTGGCTGA ACAGCTGATCTTGCTTCTAGATCTGTACAGTGCCAGAGACATCTATGACTACTTGCGACCTATCGCTTTCAGCCTCTGTGCAGATAAAGTGTCTTCTGTCCGTTGGATTTCTTACAAGCTG GTTAGTGAAATGGTAAAGAAGTTGTACATGGCTTCAACATCAACCTTTGTGGTAGACCTCATGAATGAACTTGTTGAAAAGTTCTGTAGATGCCGCAAATGGTCTGGTCGGCAAACTTTTGTCTTCATCTGCCAG ACTATCAGTGAAGATGACTGCCTGCCCATGGACCAGTTTGCCGTGCATCTGTTGCCACACTTGCTACACTTGGCATCTGACAGGGTTCCAAATGTTCGAGTCCTGCTTGCAAAAACATTAAAGCAAACGCTTTTAGAGAAAG aatattttctaaattctgCCAACTCTCATCAAGAGGCCGTGGAGCAAACAATTATGGCGCTTCAAATGGATGACGACAGTGATGTCAAGTATTTTGCAAGCATACACCCTGCCAGTACCAAAATTGCAGATGATGCTATGAGCACTGCTTCATCAACTTATTAA
- the PPP4R1 gene encoding serine/threonine-protein phosphatase 4 regulatory subunit 1 isoform X14, translating into MADLSLLQEDLQEEIDGSLDFVSQDEMLTPLGRLDKYAASENIFNRQMVARSLLDTLKEVSDDERDCIAVLERISRLADDSEPTVRAELMEQVPHIAMFCQENRPSIPYAFSKYLLPIVVRYLADQNNQVRKTSQAALLVLLEQELIERYDVETKVCPVLIDLTAPDSNDDVKTEAVAIMCKMASMVGKDITERLVLPRFCEMCCDCRMFHVRKVCAANFGDICSVVGQQATEEMLLPRFFQLCSDNVWGVRKACAECFMAVSCATSQEVRRTKLSTLFINLISDPSRWVRQAAFQSLGPFISTFANPSSSGQYFKEEDGKNPEDHGSSQENSEQIRTVEDVTAEDEHNRTEDLPSRVDNDGFARKLENATEDQNAVSNNSQRESDFQTESPFHCTSSSEPCGEMADENERSSHRCTAGLREAGLSSQETSLSEQELYNSFHFWRTPLPEIDIDFELQQTSEIILDREIQELTMPVSPNIPMATRKELEEMIENLEPHIDDPDVKAQVEVLSAALRASSLDPQEETMASTGKGTDSQTELTINDQQNFKPILGDIVPLIGDTVENMDSTLHYIHNDSDLSTNSSFSPEEERKSKVQDVVPQALLDQYLSMTDPSRAQTVDTEIAKHCAYSLPGVALTLGRQNWHCLKDTYETLASDMQWKVRRTLAFSIHELAVILGDQLTAGDLVPVFNGFLKDLDEVRIGVLKHLHDFLKLLHLDKRREYLYQLQEFLVTDNSRNWRFRAELAEQLILLLDLYSARDIYDYLRPIAFSLCADKVSSVRWISYKLVSEMVKKLYMASTSTFVVDLMNELVEKFCRCRKWSGRQTFVFICQTISEDDCLPMDQFAVHLLPHLLHLASDRVPNVRVLLAKTLKQTLLEKEYFLNSANSHQEAVEQTIMALQMDDDSDVKYFASIHPASTKIADDAMSTASSTY; encoded by the exons AGCCTACAGTGCGGGCAGAACTGATGGAACAGGTGCCTCATATTGCTATGTTTTGTCAAGAAAATAGACCTTCGATCCCATATGCTTTTTCCAAATACTTGCTACCTATTGTGGTACGGTACCTTGCAGACCAGAATAACCAG GTAAGAAAAACAAGCCAGGCAGCACTGTTAGTTCTGTTGGAACAAGAACTCATAGAGAGATATGATGTGGAGACCAAAGTATGCCCTGTTCTGATAGATCTGACAGCTCCAGACAGCAATGATGATGTGAAGACGGAAGCCGTGGCT ATAATGTGCAAAATGGCCTCCATGGTGGGAAAAGACATCACGGAAAGACTTGTTCTTCCTAGGTTTTGTGAGATGTGCTGTGACTGCAGAATGTTTCATGTTCGTAAG GTATGTGCAGCCAACTTTGGAGATATCTGCAGTGTGGTTGGGCAGCAAGCCACTGAAGAAATGCTG TTGCCAAggtttttccagctctgctctgatAACGTGTGGGGAGTTCGAAAAGCCTGTGCTGAATGCTTCATGGCCGTTTCTTGTGCAACATCACAGGAAGTCCGACGGACAAAGTTGTCAAccctttttattaatttgattAGTGATCCTTCACGATGG GTCCGTCAAGCTGCTTTTCAGTCTCTGGGGCCTTTCATATCAACTTTTGCTAATCCATCCAGCAGTGGtcagtattttaaagaagaagatGGTAAAAACCCAGAGGATCATGGTTCTTCACAGGAAAACAG TGAACAAATCAGAACCGTGGAAGATGTCACAGCAGAGGATGAGCACAACAGAACAGAGGATCTGCCTTCACGTGTTGATAATGATGGTTTTgcaagaaaacttgaaaatgcCACGGAAGATCAAAATGCAGTGTCAAATAACTCCCAGAGGGAAAGTGATTTCCAGACTGAGTCACCCTTTCATTGCACTTCATCTTCAGAACCTTGTGGGGAAATGGCTGACGAGAACGAGCGAAGTTCTCATCGCTGTACAGCAGGACTGCGGGAGGCTGGGCTAAGTTCACAGGAAACCTCTCTTTCAGAGCAGGAATTGTACAACTCCTTTCATTTCTGGAGGACTCCACTTCCTGAAATAGATATTGACTTTGAGCTTCAGCAGACTTCTGAGATAATACTCGATAGAGAAATTCAGGAACTCACAATGCCAGTGTCTCCAAACATTCCTATGGCAACAAGGAAAGAGCTGGAAGAAATGATAGAAAATTTGGAACCCCACATAGACGATCCAGATGTAAAAG CACAAGTGGAGGTGTTGTCTGCTGCACTCAGAGCATCCAGTTTGGATCCTCAGGAAGAGACGATGGCCAGCACCGGCAAGGGAACAGACTCACAGACTGAGCTAACCATCAATGACCAACAAAACTTTAAACCTATACTGGGTGATATCGTGCCTTTAATTGGTGACACTGTTGAG aatatgGATTCCACACTTCACTATATCCATAATGATTCGGATTTGAGCACCAACAGTAGTTTCAGccctgaagaagaaagaaaatccaaagtCCAG GATGTTGTACCTCAGGCCTTGCTGGATCAGTATTTATCAATGACCGATCCGTCTCGCGCACAAACAGTTGATACTGAGATCGCCAAACACTGTGCCTACAGCCTGCCAGGCGTGGCACTTACATTAGGCAGACAGAATTGGCACTGCTTGAAAGATACCTATGAGACTCTGGCTTCTGACATGCAG tggaaagTTCGGCGGACGCTAGCATTTTCTATCCATGAACTTGCCGTCATCCTTGGAGACCAACTTACAGCTGGAGATTTAGTTCCTGTATTCAATGGCTTTTTAAAAGACCTAGATGAAGTCAGGATAGGTGTGCTTAAACACTTGCATGACTTTCTGAAG CTTCTTCATCTCGACAAAAGACGAGAATATCTTTATCAGCTCCAGGAATTCCTAGTGACTGATAACAGCAGGAACTGGCGTTTCCGTGCAGAGCTGGCTGA ACAGCTGATCTTGCTTCTAGATCTGTACAGTGCCAGAGACATCTATGACTACTTGCGACCTATCGCTTTCAGCCTCTGTGCAGATAAAGTGTCTTCTGTCCGTTGGATTTCTTACAAGCTG GTTAGTGAAATGGTAAAGAAGTTGTACATGGCTTCAACATCAACCTTTGTGGTAGACCTCATGAATGAACTTGTTGAAAAGTTCTGTAGATGCCGCAAATGGTCTGGTCGGCAAACTTTTGTCTTCATCTGCCAG ACTATCAGTGAAGATGACTGCCTGCCCATGGACCAGTTTGCCGTGCATCTGTTGCCACACTTGCTACACTTGGCATCTGACAGGGTTCCAAATGTTCGAGTCCTGCTTGCAAAAACATTAAAGCAAACGCTTTTAGAGAAAG aatattttctaaattctgCCAACTCTCATCAAGAGGCCGTGGAGCAAACAATTATGGCGCTTCAAATGGATGACGACAGTGATGTCAAGTATTTTGCAAGCATACACCCTGCCAGTACCAAAATTGCAGATGATGCTATGAGCACTGCTTCATCAACTTATTAA
- the PPP4R1 gene encoding serine/threonine-protein phosphatase 4 regulatory subunit 1 isoform X18 codes for MVARSLLDTLKEVSDDERDCIAVLERISRLADDSEPTVRAELMEQVPHIAMFCQENRPSIPYAFSKYLLPIVVRYLADQNNQVRKTSQAALLVLLEQELIERYDVETKVCPVLIDLTAPDSNDDVKTEAVAIMCKMASMVGKDITERLVLPRFCEMCCDCRMFHVRKVCAANFGDICSVVGQQATEEMLLPRFFQLCSDNVWGVRKACAECFMAVSCATSQEVRRTKLSTLFINLISDPSRWVRQAAFQSLGPFISTFANPSSSGQYFKEEDGKNPEDHGSSQENSEQIRTVEDVTAEDEHNRTEDLPSRVDNDGFARKLENATEDQNAVSNNSQRESDFQTESPFHCTSSSEPCGEMADENERSSHRCTAGLREAGLSSQETSLSEQELYNSFHFWRTPLPEIDIDFELQQTSEIILDREIQELTMPVSPNIPMATRKELEEMIENLEPHIDDPDVKAQVEVLSAALRASSLDPQEETMASTGKGTDSQTELTINDQQNFKPILGDIVPLIGDTVENMDSTLHYIHNDSDLSTNSSFSPEEERKSKVQDVVPQALLDQYLSMTDPSRAQTVDTEIAKHCAYSLPGVALTLGRQNWHCLKDTYETLASDMQWKVRRTLAFSIHELAVILGDQLTAGDLVPVFNGFLKDLDEVRIGVLKHLHDFLKLLHLDKRREYLYQLQEFLVTDNSRNWRFRAELAEQLILLLDLYSARDIYDYLRPIAFSLCADKVSSVRWISYKLVSEMVKKLYMASTSTFVVDLMNELVEKFCRCRKWSGRQTFVFICQTISEDDCLPMDQFAVHLLPHLLHLASDRVPNVRVLLAKTLKQTLLEKEYFLNSANSHQEAVEQTIMALQMDDDSDVKYFASIHPASTKIADDAMSTASSTY; via the exons AGCCTACAGTGCGGGCAGAACTGATGGAACAGGTGCCTCATATTGCTATGTTTTGTCAAGAAAATAGACCTTCGATCCCATATGCTTTTTCCAAATACTTGCTACCTATTGTGGTACGGTACCTTGCAGACCAGAATAACCAG GTAAGAAAAACAAGCCAGGCAGCACTGTTAGTTCTGTTGGAACAAGAACTCATAGAGAGATATGATGTGGAGACCAAAGTATGCCCTGTTCTGATAGATCTGACAGCTCCAGACAGCAATGATGATGTGAAGACGGAAGCCGTGGCT ATAATGTGCAAAATGGCCTCCATGGTGGGAAAAGACATCACGGAAAGACTTGTTCTTCCTAGGTTTTGTGAGATGTGCTGTGACTGCAGAATGTTTCATGTTCGTAAG GTATGTGCAGCCAACTTTGGAGATATCTGCAGTGTGGTTGGGCAGCAAGCCACTGAAGAAATGCTG TTGCCAAggtttttccagctctgctctgatAACGTGTGGGGAGTTCGAAAAGCCTGTGCTGAATGCTTCATGGCCGTTTCTTGTGCAACATCACAGGAAGTCCGACGGACAAAGTTGTCAAccctttttattaatttgattAGTGATCCTTCACGATGG GTCCGTCAAGCTGCTTTTCAGTCTCTGGGGCCTTTCATATCAACTTTTGCTAATCCATCCAGCAGTGGtcagtattttaaagaagaagatGGTAAAAACCCAGAGGATCATGGTTCTTCACAGGAAAACAG TGAACAAATCAGAACCGTGGAAGATGTCACAGCAGAGGATGAGCACAACAGAACAGAGGATCTGCCTTCACGTGTTGATAATGATGGTTTTgcaagaaaacttgaaaatgcCACGGAAGATCAAAATGCAGTGTCAAATAACTCCCAGAGGGAAAGTGATTTCCAGACTGAGTCACCCTTTCATTGCACTTCATCTTCAGAACCTTGTGGGGAAATGGCTGACGAGAACGAGCGAAGTTCTCATCGCTGTACAGCAGGACTGCGGGAGGCTGGGCTAAGTTCACAGGAAACCTCTCTTTCAGAGCAGGAATTGTACAACTCCTTTCATTTCTGGAGGACTCCACTTCCTGAAATAGATATTGACTTTGAGCTTCAGCAGACTTCTGAGATAATACTCGATAGAGAAATTCAGGAACTCACAATGCCAGTGTCTCCAAACATTCCTATGGCAACAAGGAAAGAGCTGGAAGAAATGATAGAAAATTTGGAACCCCACATAGACGATCCAGATGTAAAAG CACAAGTGGAGGTGTTGTCTGCTGCACTCAGAGCATCCAGTTTGGATCCTCAGGAAGAGACGATGGCCAGCACCGGCAAGGGAACAGACTCACAGACTGAGCTAACCATCAATGACCAACAAAACTTTAAACCTATACTGGGTGATATCGTGCCTTTAATTGGTGACACTGTTGAG aatatgGATTCCACACTTCACTATATCCATAATGATTCGGATTTGAGCACCAACAGTAGTTTCAGccctgaagaagaaagaaaatccaaagtCCAG GATGTTGTACCTCAGGCCTTGCTGGATCAGTATTTATCAATGACCGATCCGTCTCGCGCACAAACAGTTGATACTGAGATCGCCAAACACTGTGCCTACAGCCTGCCAGGCGTGGCACTTACATTAGGCAGACAGAATTGGCACTGCTTGAAAGATACCTATGAGACTCTGGCTTCTGACATGCAG tggaaagTTCGGCGGACGCTAGCATTTTCTATCCATGAACTTGCCGTCATCCTTGGAGACCAACTTACAGCTGGAGATTTAGTTCCTGTATTCAATGGCTTTTTAAAAGACCTAGATGAAGTCAGGATAGGTGTGCTTAAACACTTGCATGACTTTCTGAAG CTTCTTCATCTCGACAAAAGACGAGAATATCTTTATCAGCTCCAGGAATTCCTAGTGACTGATAACAGCAGGAACTGGCGTTTCCGTGCAGAGCTGGCTGA ACAGCTGATCTTGCTTCTAGATCTGTACAGTGCCAGAGACATCTATGACTACTTGCGACCTATCGCTTTCAGCCTCTGTGCAGATAAAGTGTCTTCTGTCCGTTGGATTTCTTACAAGCTG GTTAGTGAAATGGTAAAGAAGTTGTACATGGCTTCAACATCAACCTTTGTGGTAGACCTCATGAATGAACTTGTTGAAAAGTTCTGTAGATGCCGCAAATGGTCTGGTCGGCAAACTTTTGTCTTCATCTGCCAG ACTATCAGTGAAGATGACTGCCTGCCCATGGACCAGTTTGCCGTGCATCTGTTGCCACACTTGCTACACTTGGCATCTGACAGGGTTCCAAATGTTCGAGTCCTGCTTGCAAAAACATTAAAGCAAACGCTTTTAGAGAAAG aatattttctaaattctgCCAACTCTCATCAAGAGGCCGTGGAGCAAACAATTATGGCGCTTCAAATGGATGACGACAGTGATGTCAAGTATTTTGCAAGCATACACCCTGCCAGTACCAAAATTGCAGATGATGCTATGAGCACTGCTTCATCAACTTATTAA
- the PPP4R1 gene encoding serine/threonine-protein phosphatase 4 regulatory subunit 1 isoform X17, whose translation MQMVARSLLDTLKEVSDDERDCIAVLERISRLADDSEPTVRAELMEQVPHIAMFCQENRPSIPYAFSKYLLPIVVRYLADQNNQVRKTSQAALLVLLEQELIERYDVETKVCPVLIDLTAPDSNDDVKTEAVAIMCKMASMVGKDITERLVLPRFCEMCCDCRMFHVRKVCAANFGDICSVVGQQATEEMLLPRFFQLCSDNVWGVRKACAECFMAVSCATSQEVRRTKLSTLFINLISDPSRWVRQAAFQSLGPFISTFANPSSSGQYFKEEDGKNPEDHGSSQENSEQIRTVEDVTAEDEHNRTEDLPSRVDNDGFARKLENATEDQNAVSNNSQRESDFQTESPFHCTSSSEPCGEMADENERSSHRCTAGLREAGLSSQETSLSEQELYNSFHFWRTPLPEIDIDFELQQTSEIILDREIQELTMPVSPNIPMATRKELEEMIENLEPHIDDPDVKAQVEVLSAALRASSLDPQEETMASTGKGTDSQTELTINDQQNFKPILGDIVPLIGDTVENMDSTLHYIHNDSDLSTNSSFSPEEERKSKVQDVVPQALLDQYLSMTDPSRAQTVDTEIAKHCAYSLPGVALTLGRQNWHCLKDTYETLASDMQWKVRRTLAFSIHELAVILGDQLTAGDLVPVFNGFLKDLDEVRIGVLKHLHDFLKLLHLDKRREYLYQLQEFLVTDNSRNWRFRAELAEQLILLLDLYSARDIYDYLRPIAFSLCADKVSSVRWISYKLVSEMVKKLYMASTSTFVVDLMNELVEKFCRCRKWSGRQTFVFICQTISEDDCLPMDQFAVHLLPHLLHLASDRVPNVRVLLAKTLKQTLLEKEYFLNSANSHQEAVEQTIMALQMDDDSDVKYFASIHPASTKIADDAMSTASSTY comes from the exons AGCCTACAGTGCGGGCAGAACTGATGGAACAGGTGCCTCATATTGCTATGTTTTGTCAAGAAAATAGACCTTCGATCCCATATGCTTTTTCCAAATACTTGCTACCTATTGTGGTACGGTACCTTGCAGACCAGAATAACCAG GTAAGAAAAACAAGCCAGGCAGCACTGTTAGTTCTGTTGGAACAAGAACTCATAGAGAGATATGATGTGGAGACCAAAGTATGCCCTGTTCTGATAGATCTGACAGCTCCAGACAGCAATGATGATGTGAAGACGGAAGCCGTGGCT ATAATGTGCAAAATGGCCTCCATGGTGGGAAAAGACATCACGGAAAGACTTGTTCTTCCTAGGTTTTGTGAGATGTGCTGTGACTGCAGAATGTTTCATGTTCGTAAG GTATGTGCAGCCAACTTTGGAGATATCTGCAGTGTGGTTGGGCAGCAAGCCACTGAAGAAATGCTG TTGCCAAggtttttccagctctgctctgatAACGTGTGGGGAGTTCGAAAAGCCTGTGCTGAATGCTTCATGGCCGTTTCTTGTGCAACATCACAGGAAGTCCGACGGACAAAGTTGTCAAccctttttattaatttgattAGTGATCCTTCACGATGG GTCCGTCAAGCTGCTTTTCAGTCTCTGGGGCCTTTCATATCAACTTTTGCTAATCCATCCAGCAGTGGtcagtattttaaagaagaagatGGTAAAAACCCAGAGGATCATGGTTCTTCACAGGAAAACAG TGAACAAATCAGAACCGTGGAAGATGTCACAGCAGAGGATGAGCACAACAGAACAGAGGATCTGCCTTCACGTGTTGATAATGATGGTTTTgcaagaaaacttgaaaatgcCACGGAAGATCAAAATGCAGTGTCAAATAACTCCCAGAGGGAAAGTGATTTCCAGACTGAGTCACCCTTTCATTGCACTTCATCTTCAGAACCTTGTGGGGAAATGGCTGACGAGAACGAGCGAAGTTCTCATCGCTGTACAGCAGGACTGCGGGAGGCTGGGCTAAGTTCACAGGAAACCTCTCTTTCAGAGCAGGAATTGTACAACTCCTTTCATTTCTGGAGGACTCCACTTCCTGAAATAGATATTGACTTTGAGCTTCAGCAGACTTCTGAGATAATACTCGATAGAGAAATTCAGGAACTCACAATGCCAGTGTCTCCAAACATTCCTATGGCAACAAGGAAAGAGCTGGAAGAAATGATAGAAAATTTGGAACCCCACATAGACGATCCAGATGTAAAAG CACAAGTGGAGGTGTTGTCTGCTGCACTCAGAGCATCCAGTTTGGATCCTCAGGAAGAGACGATGGCCAGCACCGGCAAGGGAACAGACTCACAGACTGAGCTAACCATCAATGACCAACAAAACTTTAAACCTATACTGGGTGATATCGTGCCTTTAATTGGTGACACTGTTGAG aatatgGATTCCACACTTCACTATATCCATAATGATTCGGATTTGAGCACCAACAGTAGTTTCAGccctgaagaagaaagaaaatccaaagtCCAG GATGTTGTACCTCAGGCCTTGCTGGATCAGTATTTATCAATGACCGATCCGTCTCGCGCACAAACAGTTGATACTGAGATCGCCAAACACTGTGCCTACAGCCTGCCAGGCGTGGCACTTACATTAGGCAGACAGAATTGGCACTGCTTGAAAGATACCTATGAGACTCTGGCTTCTGACATGCAG tggaaagTTCGGCGGACGCTAGCATTTTCTATCCATGAACTTGCCGTCATCCTTGGAGACCAACTTACAGCTGGAGATTTAGTTCCTGTATTCAATGGCTTTTTAAAAGACCTAGATGAAGTCAGGATAGGTGTGCTTAAACACTTGCATGACTTTCTGAAG CTTCTTCATCTCGACAAAAGACGAGAATATCTTTATCAGCTCCAGGAATTCCTAGTGACTGATAACAGCAGGAACTGGCGTTTCCGTGCAGAGCTGGCTGA ACAGCTGATCTTGCTTCTAGATCTGTACAGTGCCAGAGACATCTATGACTACTTGCGACCTATCGCTTTCAGCCTCTGTGCAGATAAAGTGTCTTCTGTCCGTTGGATTTCTTACAAGCTG GTTAGTGAAATGGTAAAGAAGTTGTACATGGCTTCAACATCAACCTTTGTGGTAGACCTCATGAATGAACTTGTTGAAAAGTTCTGTAGATGCCGCAAATGGTCTGGTCGGCAAACTTTTGTCTTCATCTGCCAG ACTATCAGTGAAGATGACTGCCTGCCCATGGACCAGTTTGCCGTGCATCTGTTGCCACACTTGCTACACTTGGCATCTGACAGGGTTCCAAATGTTCGAGTCCTGCTTGCAAAAACATTAAAGCAAACGCTTTTAGAGAAAG aatattttctaaattctgCCAACTCTCATCAAGAGGCCGTGGAGCAAACAATTATGGCGCTTCAAATGGATGACGACAGTGATGTCAAGTATTTTGCAAGCATACACCCTGCCAGTACCAAAATTGCAGATGATGCTATGAGCACTGCTTCATCAACTTATTAA